GAGCACAGGCACTCCTGGTTGCAGACCCAGCAGGAGGGCAACGTCCGGGGGGACGCGCACTCCTTGCACTTACACTTCCCGCAGGCCTCGCACAGCAAGAAGTGCTTGTCCAGCTCTGGGGGGCCAGCGGGGCCCTTAAGGTCCAGCGGCTTGCAGTGGATGGCCTTGGGCTGGATGCGCACAGCCCTCGGGGaggcctgatcagccacgggtgGGGGTGCCATGTGGTCTAAGAGGCGCTGGTCAGAggacgtgctgctgctgctgctcacagAGCTGGGGCGCCCGCTGAAGGAGATCCAGTGGTGGGTGACGTCCTGGTCACAGCGGGCTGGGGTTGGGGCCAGCTCTGGGGCTCCACCCCGGGTCCGCTTGGGGCCAGAGGGGGGTGCCAGGCCAGGGTTGTCGATGTAGTCGTTCTCCACGTGGCTGGTCTTCATCTGGTCGATGGGAAGGATGGTGAGAGGGTGCTGGAGCCGGCTGTGGGCCGTACGGCTGTCCAGTAGGGGCTGGACCATGACTGAGCTGGGAGTCAAGGGGACGCTCTGTGGGATCGGGGGCTCCATGGGGCCGGAGGTCCTGGGATGTGCGGAGTAACAGGCTTCTAGGGGCCCTGGGTAGGGGGGGGAGGAAGAGAATGGATTCCAGGCATCAATAGGTGGCCTGTTAACACCCCCATCCACCATTAGGTCCTTGGGAGCCCAAGTGAAATAGGATTGCTTTGGTGGACTACCCAGCATTAAG
The nucleotide sequence above comes from Bos indicus isolate NIAB-ARS_2022 breed Sahiwal x Tharparkar chromosome 7, NIAB-ARS_B.indTharparkar_mat_pri_1.0, whole genome shotgun sequence. Encoded proteins:
- the SPRY4 gene encoding protein sprouty homolog 4 isoform X2, translating into MEPPIPQSVPLTPSSVMVQPLLDSRTAHSRLQHPLTILPIDQMKTSHVENDYIDNPGLAPPSGPKRTRGGAPELAPTPARCDQDVTHHWISFSGRPSSVSSSSSTSSDQRLLDHMAPPPVADQASPRAVRIQPKAIHCKPLDLKGPAGPPELDKHFLLCEACGKCKCKECASPRTLPSCWVCNQECLCSAQTLVNYGTCMCLVQGIFYHCTNEDDEGSCADHPCSCSRSNCCARWSFMGALSLVLPCLLCYLPATGCVKLAQRGYDRLRRPGCRCKHTNSVICKAAAGDAKASRPDKPF